CAACTTGCGCCTCCCAGGTAATTCTCTTCAATTTCCTTCTTATGCAAAACTAATCTGAAATGAATGCAAATAGAAGCATTGAACATGAACCGCACGCTTTAGCACACACTTGAGGATGCACTTGAATGCAATTATATTTCTGAAGTGCTTGGTGTGCTGTGCTGAATTTAAACCTCTCAGGTATTTCGGGTTCGCCGTTGATCACGTCCCCCGTGAGCTGAAACATGGTTTGCTGTAACCTAACATTAGACTTTTCACATGTGTCTTTTATAGCACCTCGTTTGAAGTCCCAgaacaaataaaaagtaatttgatATGAATTTTGTGACGTTCTTGACATCACCtctgaaactctttccaaaatttggaaagTCATGCTGTACACTCAGGGAACGATATGAGAAGAACAGGTCAAAAGATTACACGGCGAGTTAGTATGAAAGCGTAATCCAATTCAGAAGGATACTGAGACTGTCATCAGGACAATTTTTCAGCCTTGACATTGCAGAACGATGGATTTATTATGAATGAGGTTGGGTCATGTTGTTAGTCTGAACTTCACTCCTAGAAGGACACACAGAAAAGCCTGACCTCCAGTGCTTTTTAAAGTTGTTTATAGGTGACATGTAGTGACCCAGGTCTCTTTGGTCTCAGATTCTGTGACCTTCAGTTCCTCTCAAGTGGCTTCAGCAGATTTAGTTTATTCACCACTTGATGAGTTTATCAgacatattcattttttattatttttgggagGTATTTGATGGTACATCAGTGGAATTCAGAGCAAATTTGTTATGAAAGTATTACGGTGTCCTTGGAAAAAAGTCAAGTGAAGCAGCGTTAGGCAAACTTTGTGTATTTCCAGCAAGAGTACTACTGCTTGAACTCCATTGACCTGTGCTTCAGAAAATGTCTTTGTAGAAAGAATATTATCCAAATCTGAAATCGGAAATCATTTTTTGGAGAGTCATTCTCTTcctaacaaaatgacaaaatgaggTCAGACCCTTATTTGACCAAAAAACATTGTGTATAAATTTGTCAGAAATATATAACATTggaatactattttttttttttttatatatataatttttcatggtcaaaaatatttaaaataattgtaaacttggcaaaataaaaatggaaaaatatttttgtgttgtgttgttacattataaatgtaattaaacatctattttcatgaatgtttcttatttagacatttattattattattattattagtaataaaaacaatagtattatttatatacacacacataaatacagtttatttatatatctatttatttatttgacttagTCAAAGTAGCTGTATATCATgtattttaaacaacaacataaaaaaaaactaaaaaatatgtatttttgttataaagTAAAAGCTGAAAGTCATAATCtggctgtgttttgttttgttggtaGGTCTAGAGAGTGTGGATCACTACCCCATCCTGGTGGCTGTTACAGGGATATTGGTGCGCATTCTGGTCGACTCTGATAAACAAGGGTGAGTTTACGGCTCTGGGTTTCATTATTCTCCTCTCTATATAATGGGATTTCCACATTTCTACATGTTGCCGGGCCGAATTACTGATGTAGACTGAGAAAATGTGCATTAAGTTAAATTACGATCACACGTCCCAGCTCTGCGTCGTAGTTTCACACAAACCAAGCTTCGGTTTTCCTTGATTCTGTCTGTCTGCGGTCAGCGGGACTCCTCGACTTCTGTTTCTGGTTCAAGAGGCATTTTCCTTTTCAAAGAGCACATTTGTTCTGAGGAAATGGGCACACGGCGAGTGCCGTGTGACTTTGGTCGGAGTTAATTGCATGCTCTGCTGCCCGAGGGGAGCCTGACAGCCGCTGCGTCCCTGTGGTGTGTCTGTGGGACGAGACGAGGGTCAGAGCAACGGGATCCAGAACAGAACCTGTCCTGTGGAGAGGGGAAATCTAATCACCAGCTCCTGATGAAAGAAATGAGACTTGTGAGAGAGCAAAGAAAGGACAAACAGGGTCTCCAGCTCTcaccagtgttttattttcatttattttttattttgtttctactATAACTGTAGCTTTGTGGCACTTTTGTTCTTACCATTGTATTAGCCATttagtgtatataattttttcaagATATTTACAAACGAAAAGGACTCTTCCATGCAACATTAccacttttaatcagcaaggacacACATCAGAAGTGAACGAAAGCCAATATTAATGTTTCAactccaaataaatgcagcaaatGAAGAATAGGGAAAAAATGCATCttggtttccacacaaatattaagctgcacaaccgttttcaacactgataattataataaatatgtactgagcagcaaatcaacataatAGCATGATTGCCATCCCTCTTGTACTTTATCAAGCCTGTATCCAGTGATGATCACTGCTTTGAGACGCACCGATGAGTTCAGAAACGTGTCTCTGGAAGAATAATGCCTCATTCTGAGACCTGATTCCTGGATAACCCTGATAGATAGATGGCTCTCAATCGTCAAAGCCATGTGGATTAGTGTGAGCGCTGAGCAGATGTTGAACACTTCACAGGATTGAGGAGGAACATCTGTTTAATGTGTGTGATCCTGAATGAGTCAATGCTTTAGAAAAGTGTGGACAGATGAATCTCAGATACATCGCACAGAATTTAAATGGTTTCCGACAATAACGTCCAATAGCATCCAGTAGAAACCTGAGTGAGGGTTTACTGGTATATAATTGATTTCTTGATTTGATATGAACCTTAATTGTAAATGTTAGTGAATTATGTAATCTCAATCTTAACAGATATTCAGGCAGTTTTTCTGCTGTTGCCCACAGCAACTGCACCGATTACCCAGAATGCTGTGGTGCTCTTATCTTCTGGGGATGGCCTAGCTCCTCTCTCCATGTGCTGCCATAAGACCTGACCTTTCTCTTTGAATGTCACTGGGCTTCTTCTGCTTGTTTGATAAGGTCGCACTGAGCCTGTACACGCCCTGGACACAGACATGGAGTTTGTCAGGTCACTTCTGTTTACAGGTGAACACCAGAGATCGTGTCGTGAGAAGATGACCTTTACGCACTTGAATAACACCTCGGGTAAAAGCTAAGGTGAACAACATCTGTCCTCGTTGCTTTGCATGTCTGTAGGTTTTCATTTGACTCGTTCTTGACTCGCTAATGGTTTGTTCTGACTTGAAAGCCAGACAGTTCCTCGATAATCCAGTTTGTTGGGAGATATCATATGTTCAGATATATAGCATTACAATCGGGATAGTTTTAGGGCCTCTTAGATTGATTTAAGCAAGAAAACTTAGTTTTGGGAGCAGTTGTGATGAATGAGGAATAAAAAACCCCACTTTGAATCAGTTTAATGACTCACTTGTTTGGTTTTAATGCATTCACGCAACTctttaaaaaagaatattaaCCAAAAATATTACTTTAGTTTGATGTATTTACAGTACGTCAAATATTGTTTCTtaccagttatttatttatttttatttggaccaaatattgtaaaattacttGCCTTTCTCAAACATTGTTTTCTTGCTTtgtttttcattctgtttttttttttttctatgtataaTTTTGTTgcttcctttgtttgtttgttgttgttttaactttttttgttgtatcgttttgtttttgttgcattgtttgttttgttgctctactttttttgttttgttgctttttgttTTCAGTTGCATTGTTTTGTTGCttagttgtgttgtgtgtgtgtgtgtgtgtagctttttgttgctttttgttttgttgcaatTAAGGACTGTTAAGAAATATATTCCTCATCTTTTCCATttcttgcttttttcttttctttttgctttttatttagtttagttttgttacTCATCACAGAAAATGTCACGAATTCTGCATGTATAATAGTTACTAAAGTATAAGATGTTATCTGTAATTAttggatattattttatttatttatttatttaactaaactAGGGTAGATAATTGCCTCTGTAACACCTCTGCTATCATCAGATGGTAAATGGGGAGCAAACTGAACCGCTGCTAAATTTGGCATATAATGTCAGGCCCAAATTCGCTAATGAGAAAATAATTGGTGTGACACCTGGCACCTTCCCTCTTCCTGCCTTCCTCCAGAAATCTGCTCTGGATCGGGGTGTGCGCTGTTGTCATGGTACTTCATTCTCTCTTATTGAAACATTCAACTTAAAAATGTGGACTGAGCCAATTTACTTCATTTGTATGCATGTCTTGCATGTTTTGATATGCAGGTGtgcaatttagatttatttatttatttattcggtCCACAAATTTGATTTCAAGCATAGAAAATCAAGCTTGAAATTAAAAGCAACCATCCGGAATGACTTAAGGTTACTTGTCCCTGAACATCTCGCCGTTTATTTAGTGTGGAGTTCTCTGCAGCTTGAGCTGCATTAGTATTTGCAGTGTTTGATTCATACATTAAAAGCTGGACTTTTATATGTTGTATTTCCTCATGGTCCCATCTCTGAAGAATGGATACTTTCAGAGGAAAACCTTTTTAATGGTTGTATCACTTTTCAGATGTTGACATAGTCCTCTTAAATGAAGCAATAAGCCACACAAGGCTGtgtattattaatgattttattatttatatgaggTGTGTTTTAACTCTAAAAACATAGTAAAATTACCATGAGacacttgatttaaaaaataaataaaatctaataataatctgTATAAACGTTTACTAATATTCTGATTATaatcaaaatatgcatttaaacatatgtagaattaagtaaatattacatatatagtagtcataataataattaaaattattcaaagatacattttataattaaaattacataatCAGAATAAACATTTAGTAATAACTGGAATGCAAAAGCGATCAtcagaatataataataactaaaataaaatgcaataattagagcaaacatttcataagaaaaaaaaaaacattttataataatcgAATAGTAATAAGAATTAGAACCTAATAATCTCGATGTAATATCAGAAAAACTTTTTTCTATTAACTAATATAATTCATTAACTCTAGGTCGTTTATAGCTGGCTAGCAAATTGGGATgctattatacattatattgtaTATGCTGTCAGACATGTATTTAATGCTGGAATGACATCAGATTGACAATTAACATTGGCCATcattgtgattgtgatttgtcTGCTGGACACTTTCAATATAATATCAGTGTAATGAAGTGACCATTAATGCGTGACTGTAAGGGAGATAGGAAACACATGTTAGATCCTGTGTAAAACAGTGCCAGCTTTGGCAAAGTCCAGCCTTGATGCTCTCATTATGAGCCCTTACAGTGAGGTCAGTTCTCTTAGCAACTGGGATCCTTAATTCATGTCCAATTAGCTTTTCTCATATCCTGTCTACTCCTCCAGACTGTCTGCAATTCTCCACAGGAACCAAAGAGCATTGTGGGACCTCAGCCAAGTTGCTCGGGTGTGGTGGATATAGCGGTCCTATAGCTTTTAGTGTACAAACAACATTGAGCCTCACTAACAAACAATCCTATGTGACTTATACTGTAGGTGTATTGAAAAATTCCTTTTGTGCATACACTGAAAGTCAGTGGACTCCAACATTTGACCTCCTGAGGGGTTTGAGTTGTTCCCCAGTGCTGCTCATCATCTTGGAGTTAAAAAGCGATGATAAATTATGGTCGATGATGACACTTCCATCTCGTTCATCGAACATAATTGCACTTAATGAGCTCCTCATTGTATCCTGTCCTTTAGAGGTCACTTAAAACTGTTCTTTTGAGGTCATAAAACATCCCAGGGCACTTAACTAAAAGAGCAATGGTGGTTACCTTGGCTTTGACCTTGGTCTTTGGGATAAATGTCCCCCGAAGGTCCATTAAGACCTTTCTTAATAATCTCCCCAATGTGAATCACTTCTCTGAGATCATCTTCTGTCCACCCCCATAAGCATAATGTAGATGGACCGCTGCAGTATTGTTCAGAGGTGGAGGTCAGTCCAAGTTCTTCAACTAGGGCTAAACTGCTACCATTTTCTAAAAGTTTTTGGCTGTACTGCAGTAACGTTATAAGATGATAAAACCATGGTGAATATTGATGTTTTTCGTGTCACGTGTAGAACtggaaattaaatttattaagaAAATGTGATGTAAGGGtaaggttgtttttgttttgcattgaaaAACATGAGACACTATCCTTCACATTGAAAGAAACAAGTTCTCGTTAATTTTTTCAAATAGTGCTATGCCGATTAGGTTTCCGTATAGTGTCTATTTTGTGCGCATAATGTGGATAAGCTACAAGAAGTTAACATGACAGCTGTGTGCCACTTTATTATCACCAGAAATCATGCTAAAGTAGCAATACGTAAACATTTTTAGGCTAAAATTACGCAAGGCATCTCGTTACCAAATAATTTTAGCACCTGTGAACGCGACACCCTAAACAGTAGATGTAGTGAGTTCGTGTgggcaaggaagaggacaaggggtcggctggactgctgacgtatctttatttaataacaaaacaactcAAAAGTCTAGCACTAGACGGTGACTTTTATTCTGGCACGTTCACGCGCTATTTCCGTTTTCCTTTCCGGTTTCCGGTTTCGGTTCCCGTCAGCAGTCCgactctctctcacttgcttccgtctctcctggcgttttataccctctccacgccaattactagaacaagaaacaggtgataataatttccgcccaaaccactcacttaccgctcgtctcccgatcctctctcccgctgcagacttcgctaaaccacgccccccctgccacatacccccaccgcccgactcaggccggggagccgtccggcctgcagccccccccccattcctggagaggaagtcggccacggccatctgaacacccggcctgtggaccaccttgaatttaaaaggctgaagagctagataccaacgagtgatccgcgcgttggtatccttcatgcggtggagccactgcagcggagcgtggtccgaacagagggtgaactcccgtcccaggagatagtagcggagggtgaggacggcccacctgatggccaggcaTTCTTTCTCAATGGTGCTGTACCTAGCCTCTCTCTTTGAGAGCTTgcggctaatgtacagcaccggccgttcctccccctctatgtcctgggacaggaccgcccccagccccctgtccgacgcgtctgtctgcaacagaaaagggagagaaaaatcaggagagtgtaataaCGGCCCGCCAGATAGAGCAGCCTTGACCTGGGTAAaagcctgctgacacggctccgtccactggaccgtatctggcacctcctttttagtaaggtcagtcaaggggctggtgaggtccgaataattaggaataaaacgcctataatatcccgccagccccaagaactgcctcacctcctttttggtcttgggacgtgggcaggtcgcaatagcggctgtcttatcaatttggggacgcacctgtccatgccccaagtggaagcccagataccttacctccacacgcccaatcgcacacttctttgggttggccgtgagccccgctcccctcagcgacctcagaacagccctcagatgctgcatatgccgctgccaatcattactgaatataatgatatcatccaggtaggcagccgcatatgcagcatggggccgcagaattctatccatgaggcgctgaaaggtCGCAGGTgccccgaacaagccaaacggaagggtaacaaattggtgtaaaccaaacggcgttgtgaaagctgttttttctcgggataatggagacaaggggatctgccaataacccttcgttaagtccaatgtcgaataaaagcgagccgtgcctaaccgatcaagcaactcgtcaacccgcggcattggatacgcgtcgaatttcgacacagcattcaccttacgataatccacacagaaccggactgagccatccgttttcggaactaaaactatcgggctcgcccagttactgttggattcttctattacccccatgtcaagcatagcgcctaattcagcctgaactacttttttcttgtgctcaggtaagcggtacggccggctgcgaactaccacgcccggctcagtctcgatatggtgctgaattaggttagtacggcccggtaggggTGAAAAGACGTCGGCGAACTCTGCCTGTAACttcgttaaatcagtgagttggcacggcgagaggtgatctccacctggagccagggcgagggattgtggtttgacgTTCGCCTCTGGACCGAGATCATCCTCCCccccaatcaccgttgccaacatcactgattccgcctcattccattttttgaGGAGATTGAGGTGGTAAACCTGACGAGccccgttcctatcggaccgtattacctcataatcgagatccccGACTTGGCGTGCGACCTCAAACggcccctgccacttagccaataattttgagctcgacgttgggagtaatacaagtactttctctcccggtgcaaatttgcgtaacctagttcccctgtCATACAGCcggctctggcggtcctgggcttgtaacaaattctccattgatagccgccccaatgtgtggagttttgttctcaagtccagtacgtattgaatttcgtttttgccctgagatggtccctcctcccaagtttctctcagaatgtcaagcaccccccggggctggcgtccatagagaagctcgaagggggaaaaccctgtggaggcttgtgggacctctcgcacggcgaataacaagggctctagccacctatcccaatttttggcgtcttcctgaacgaacttccggatcatggatttaagagtgcgattaaatcgttcgaccaggccgtcagtttgtgggtgatagacgctagttcgaatcgatttaatgcccaacaatccgtatAGTTCGCGTaacgtacgtgacataaacgccgtgccctgatcagtaaggatttctttcggaacccccacccgggagataagacgaaacagggcatccgcaacacttttggcggaaatgttgcggagggccactgcttcaggatatcgtgttgcataatcaactatgactagtgcaaagcgatgtcctcgtgccgatcgctctaatggcccgatgaggtccataccaattctttcgaagggggcctgcattaatgggagagggcgcaaaggcgcttttggggcggccggtgggttcaccaactgacattccggacaagacgcgcaccacctgcgcacgttgtcatgaatgcccggccagaagaatcgggtcatgaggcgatttagtgtcgctgcctgtcccaaatggcccgccataggattagaatgagccgcatggaaaagcatttccctgcggctctttggaattaacaactgggttgtatttacttttgtctgagcgtcttgggtcactcgatacaaccggtcttttaaaatggcaaaatatggaTAGGAGAGCGGGAGGGCAGGCTGGAGAGACTGGCCATCGATGGTGCGGACCTGTTGGAACGCATGTTTTAgcgtctcatcctgagactgctccagaggaaagtcatcgTGCTCCGAGAGAATTAGTCTCCCGATTCCACTCGGTTCCCCTGAGGCAGACCTCAGCGGTCCTGGCTCAGTTTCCCCCACTTGAACCCGCGCGGtctccttccgtgccttatttccccaagaggcatccgcacataacgaccccaataaaaccgtaaacgcgggccaattcgtcCCCAAAATTATTGGATGCCGGAGGCggggactaaccgccacctcCACACTATGCTTTTGTCCCCGAAATTGAATCAAAATTGGGACGACCGGatattccaccacatccccgtgtacgcaccgcaccttaaccacgcggcttgtatccaGTGCCCCCGGTTGaaccaggctttgatggattgaggtctggttgcatcctgaatccaccaaggccggatatgtaccccccttgatactcacgggaatttggtactcgccagcctgaccgggggtAGCCTGTGGGTCGTCCGGGACCCGGATCATCATCTCCACCTCCATCACTGGACACCTGTCCACAAAATGGtccgggtccccgcaacgccaacaggccagcccagacctacccgcCGCCCCAATGGCAGGGAGTGGAGAGgggaattggcgtggagagagcggAGAGACGGAAGCACTGTCCCCTCCGGCAGCCCCAAGCCCCGCCCCCCTGGGCGGGGCCCTTGAACTCGCGAAGCGGCCTTGGTCAGTCCCGCTCCGCCCCCGGGgcgggacacgaggagggccaggtggacgggtcctagggagagggacagggcgagagagagaagggggagagagagaaggggagagagagtTAGTAGGCGGGGGTGtgccgacccctgggcacgccaccatgtggtcctccgccaggtggatggccgagtccagcgacgcggggcggtggcactggacccactcggccgtcTTCTTGGGGAGGCGagtgatgaactgctccagcaccaccaggtcGACGACATGCTCCACGTCGCTCccctcggccagtagccacttgcggcaggagtcccggagctgttgggccatcgCGAAGGGCCGGCCGGCCTCGCCCAAGTCCAGGGAGCGGAAGCGCTGGCGGTGTTGTTCTGGCGATCGGCCGACCCGCTGGATGATGGCCCTCTTCAGGTCGTTGAAGACCAGGAGATTCGCCACCGGAAGTTGTTGGGCGGCCACCTGGGCCTCGCCGGAGAGCAGTGGAATGAGGCGCACCGGCCACTGCTCGCGGGGCCACCCGCAGGCCTCAGCCGCCTTCTCGAAGAGCTCtaggaaggcctccggatcatcctgggcccccatcttgtgcagtggcaggtGCACGGGGGCGGCGGGCGCCCCGGCGGCCTCGGCGCGAACCTCCCGATCAATCCAGCcccggaacctctcgcggtcctcctgctgggcctggacGATGGCCTGGAACCGTCGCTCCTGATCGGTCCTCAGGTCCAGCAGCGCCTGGTGTTGCTCGCGGTGGAGGACCGCAAGGGAAGAAATGATGTCCGCAAGCGGCGTGGAGGACGggctttgcatggcggcggcgacggtccttcttccttcccgggtttcggcaccagtgtagtgagttcgtgtgggcaaggaagaggacaaggggtcggctggactgctgacgtatctttatttaataacaaaacaactcAAAAGTCTAGCACTAGACGGTGACTTTTATTCTGGCACGTTCACGCGCTATTTCCGTTTTCCTTTCCGGTTTCCGGTTTCGGTTCCCGTCAGCAGTCCgactctctctcacttgcttccgtctctcctggcgttttataccctctccacgccaattactagaacaagaaacaggtgataataatttccgcccaaaccactcacttaccgctcgtctcccgatcctctctcccgctgcagacttcgctaaaccacgccccccctgccacagtaGACTTGTTGAATTACCAGTTACCAAAATTAAATTACCAAAactttattttagtttctttgtttcattaaagaaaataaaaatctgtgcGTAATATCAGTTTAAATTGTGACTGATTATGTAAATGTTCATAGAAATATTGATCCGTTATTGCGAAGAAGAATTATGCAATATTGATATCTGGTCTTAACATACTTTGGCAAATGTTAGCCATCACTAAGTTAGCCTAaaatttgtttctgtgtgttatattttaaagagttcacagtttgtatatatatatgatatctaGTGTTATCATGGTTAACatttagcaattttttattttttttgactttGCATTTAAGGATTGTGatatataaattcagaataacaagaaacaaagtctgaattgtgaggtaaaaagtcataattgcataCTTTTTATCCTgtagcagaaacaagcttccataataaTGTACGAGTAACAATGGTCAAATATTTGCGTCTAGCATATGTTCACATTTTGTGCAAATATAACTCATAAAAAGCTAAGTGATTGTTTATATACCATCGTACTTGCATATTAGCCCAAGTCCTACACCATTAATTGAGCTACTAATAAATTGAAATACCCATAATCTGAATCTAATATTAAGCCTGAATATAAAGCACATGACAGATAAAAAGGCATTAGCCTAATTAGCATCATTTCATATAGTATAGCCTTTGTGTGGCGCCTGTGTTTGTTTTGACAGTCTTGCATCGAGCACGCATTCGTTAGCAGCTCGTTCATATGCAGGGCTTTATGAAGCGGAGCCAAAACTGTGTCATTTTGCCACTTTTTAATTAGCCCATTTCTCCTTTAGCCCACTGACAAAAGCTAAGAGAGGACAAAGCAAAGCAGCAATAACACTGGCGTCACCCTCCATTAACCGAAGTGTCAGACATGTTCTTCTCTGCAGCTGGtgcaacagaagaaacaaagCCAAAAAGGTTTTCCTTAGACAACACTTGTGCTTTAGTTAGTTACTTAGGGTATTTGTTATTTGAGAAGATAATGAACCAAATGGCTATATTGATTTTCTTTTAACAAAGtttgatagaccgtacagaatgTGATGTTTATGTCAGAATTCATTATGTAACGCAGTTACGCAAAATGAAAAAATTGTCCCAAAAATATTGTAACAAATCGCTATATCTATGAAGTTTGATTCACTTTACAGAATGGATTAGCAATTGCAATGaaattacgaaaaaaaaaaaggtaataaaaaaaatatatatatatacttacaagTGTGATAAAATCAGAACTAGAGATGCAATAAAATTGTatagaatgaaaaagaaaaaaatggccaTATTAACCGTATTTCACCAATGTATGGTTCAATGTGCAGAATGCATTGAAATTACGACAGTTGGaaatttgttcaaaataaaaaaaaaaaaaaaaacattcgttACAATATTGGTTACGACTGTTCATTGTCAAACATGTCAACAATGTGGACGTATTTCATCATGACCAAAAATTACGCTAGCGTGGCaagacataaaatatatttttggtttaaGTTTTTTACGGTTAAATGAATGTTTCAGTTATGTTAAAATTGAATAAATTGGGGGCGTCTAGTAAGTGttcagtcattataaatcacaataacatttttgattgtgatttttaaatggttaACATTTCTACCCAAGAAAAATCCTGTTATCTTGTAATTTacttatgtataatatataaaattcttGGTAAAAGTAGCTGGAAACTTTTATTAGCCATTTTGCTTACATTTTGCTGACTTAAAAACAGCATGAAAATGGTGAATCACTATTATTTA
This DNA window, taken from Carassius auratus strain Wakin chromosome 22, ASM336829v1, whole genome shotgun sequence, encodes the following:
- the LOC113039817 gene encoding uncharacterized protein LOC113039817, producing the protein MQSPSSTPLADIISSLAVLHREQHQALLDLRTDQERRFQAIVQAQQEDRERFRGWIDREVRAEAAGAPAAPVHLPLHKMGAQDDPEAFLELFEKAAEACGWPREQWPVRLIPLLSGEAQVAAQQLPVANLLVFNDLKRAIIQRVGRSPEQHRQRFRSLDLGEAGRPFAMAQQLRDSCRKWLLAEGSDVEHVVDLVVLEQFITRLPKKTAEWVQCHRPASLDSAIHLAEDHMVACPGVGTPPPTNSLSPSLSPPSLSRPVPLPRTRPPGPPRVPPRGRSGTDQGRFASSRAPPRGAGLGAAGGDSASVSPLSPRQFPSPLPAIGAAGRSGLACWRCGDPDHFVDRCPVMEVEMMIRVPDDPQATPGQAGEYQIP